The Trichomycterus rosablanca isolate fTriRos1 chromosome 13, fTriRos1.hap1, whole genome shotgun sequence sequence cctctgcagcaatgctggcagcactcatgtgtctattttttaaagccaacctctggatatgacgccgaacacgtggactcaacttctttggtcgaccctggcgaagcctgttccgagtggaacctgttctggaaaaccgctgtatgaccttggccaccatgctgtagctcagtttcagggtgttagcaatcttcttatagcccaggccatctttgtggagagcaacaattctatttctcacatcctcagagagttctttgccatgaggtgccatgttgaatatccagtggccagtatgagagaattgtacccaaaacaccaaatttaacagccctgctccccatttacacctgggaccttgacacatgacaccagggagggacaacgacacatttgggcacaatttggacatgttcactgtggggtgtactcacttatgttgccagctatttagacattaatggcagtgtgttgagttattttcagaagacagtaaatctacactgctatacaagctgtacactgactactctaagttatatccaagatTCATgcctatagtgttgtcccatgaaaagatataatgaaatatttgcagaaatgtgagggatgtactcacttttgtgatacactgtatatgcctcAAAATGACCtagaacacacatacacacacatggttatggacacatacacatacaccgatcagccataacattaaaaccaccttcttgtttctaccctaactgtccatttcatcagctccacttaccatatagaagcactttgtagttctgcaattactgactgtagtccatctatttctctacatatctttttagcctgctttcaccctgttcttcaatggtcaggacaactacagagcaggtattatttgggtggtggatcattctcagcactgcagtgacactgacatggtgttggtgtgttagtgtgtgttgtgctggtatgagtggatcagacacagcagcactgctggagtttttaaaatcttgtgtccactcactgtccactctattggacactcctacctagttggttcaccttgtagatgtaaagtcagagatgatcgctcatctattgctgctgtttgagttggtcatcttctagaccttcatcagtggtcacaggacgctgcctatggggcgctgtggctggatattttttggttggtggactattctcagtccagcaatgacagtgaggtgttcattactccatcagcgctgctgtgtcttatccactcataccagcatcacgtcagtgtcactgcagtgctgagaatgacctactacctaaataatacctgctttctagtggtcctgggagggggctaacaaagtatgcagagaaacagatggactacagtcggtaattgttgaactataaagtgcttctatatggtaagtgaaactgataaaatggacagtgagtgtagaaacaaggaggtggttttaatgttatggctgatcagtgtatgtccttAACTATACAAATGACTCTGTGTCACATGTTGAAATTGTTTTATGTTGCTGAATACCAAACTTTAAAACTCTTTTCTGCAGGTGAGAGTTAGGAAACATAAAAAGTCCTAAGCAATAAGAAACCAAGATCaatgatttaaaatattttattagcaCAAATGGCTGGCTTCATTACAACAGCTAAACATGATGTACaagcatttttttgttttaaacattaGCTGCTTTTTCAAATACAGcacaattaattattttatgttgtTCTTATATTGAGTTGTGTACTGCCTCAGAGATTCTGTTGGACTTGTGGAAACTCTTGGATGAATTCCATCATGAATTCCGACTTTGGCCtgtaatatttaaacaaatgattagattataaatattaaattagaGTTAATTTGATTAGCTTAAAAACCTTTCATAAAATGTACAAGTTTTGAGAATAGATAGAGAATGTTTGTAACTCACTTGCAAACACCGATATTTATACAGATGGTTTTTGGATCATCAGGAGTAGAAAGTTCCTCAATTAAAATGTCCATGTATTTCATAATCATCTTGGTACATTTGTCCTTCATGAATCcaattttattgcagacattTTTCAATTTACTTCTAATCATGTCCTGTGGTAATAGTAACAAAATGTAAGAACGTTTCCCAAGGCAACTGGGTACTTTTGGGCTACAGCAGGTATTTAGATTTCTGCAGTTGTGTTTTACTGTATGCAGTGTGATAGAACCACTTACCATTTTTGCATTGTTATTCAGTTGCTTTCTTATTTTCTTCATGGACCACTCACATGCCCAGCACACACCAGGCAGCTGTGCGTTAGGCATCGGCAGATCCTCAGCCTCACTGACAGCACTCTAAGGAGTGACCACATTTTTAAACAATGGAAGCAGTTTGCATTTGTAGTTGATGACATACATATGTATCCATTTATTCTGATTAGAGTTACACAGAGGTCCCACACTGGGAGCAGGGCTGGTATATGACCTGGAAAGGCAGCCTAGGtgccacacattcacacatttaccCTTATTTTGAGATAGTTCATAATACATCTGCACGTTATGGGAGGAAAGGGGAAACCAgggtacctggaggaaatgtgGATAAATGGAGAACATTCCACTCACAGGCAGTGATCTGAGCTTAAAACCcacactaccagctgtgccactgtgctgtccttgtgacattattttaattatacaatatttacattttagagcCCTTTAATATGCAGACACCACcatctacatgaccaaaagtattcggacgccaccatctacatggccaaaagtattcggatgcCACCATCTACATGACCAGAAGTATTCGGATGCCACCATCTACATGAccagaagtattcggacgccaccaactacatgcttgcatacacacacacactcacctgccTGAGCTAAAGTATTCACTCCCCACATACTTTACCAATGCTGAGCTGCCATTACACTtgcattttcttcaggaaatgcacctCTCTAATTACATTTTACTGACCTTTTCGTCCCAAAATTAAACTCTCTTGTAAAAGTTTGTAGTGATACATAAATCAGAACGACAAAGACAATTATTTGGTTGTTGTATTACTGTATGTGCAATTCTGTTGATCATAATATATCAGACATACCAAACTCTCATCAAAGTCTTCCTCAGCAGAATCAATGTTCAGGTACTGCAGGTGAATTGCACATGCTAGGAAAAAGAAGCAGGGACACAGTTTAGCTTTAAGACAAAACAGACAGGATTTATACAAGCTTGTAGTCTAATGTATTTGATACAGTGAGTTGTTTAAGTAATACCattttaatttcagtgtttACTGATATATCCACCATAATCTGAACTGTGTAACATGCTGTATCATGATTGTTTGTCTTACCTGTACCAATGAGTATAGAAGCAAAGAGAAGGTTTCGGAGCATGGTGTCGAAAATGAAATCAAAAGTGTACGAGTTCTTGAGAGATGAAGAACCTGTGTTATAAGAGGATCTGCTGAGGGTCTTTTATACCTTTTTACACCCCTGTGTGACACTGTTGCCTTTCCTTTCTTAACCACAGAAATTACCTCACCTTAGTGTTGTATGCACGAACAGACTTGTCTGATTCTACAATATTTAGTGATTTCTGTAAAATCCAATTACAAGGTAAAGCTTAGAAattttgctatttttattatttcagtgAAGGTGCTATTAACAACCTTAAACTCCTTccatatttttcattatttgccAGAAATTCTTTTATTAAATTCTCTACTTGAGAAACTTTAAAATACAACCAAATCCATAATGACatttcaaaaattaaaataccaattgaataaattaaacatactgataaaaatgaataaattataaatataacttGGTTTAAGTGAGTGGTCTATTCTCGtttatttaaggattaaaagaaATTATCAGGCATCTTCAGTGCATAGTGACCAAGGCCGGAAACCACTAATGAATGGCCATGACCTTTGATTCttgcattaaaaatgaatgtaatGAATATAATCATATGAGCTTGAGAAGAAAACCCTTGTGAGTAAACATAAGCCATTTATCAACAACATCCAAGACTGACAAAGTGGAAATATGTGTTGTggccttaataaataaaataaaataataagcaaTGTGTTCTTCCTGCCAAGGAGGAAAAGCTCCATCAGGATAGTTACTAATACAAAGTCTACAAATGTCTGGTCCATGGGCATGGACTTTAGAATCTGAAGGATCTGTATAGATTCTGTATGCTGGAATGGTCTTAGATCCCTTGTATAAGTCTTGTTAATACTCCAAACTGTTATCTTAGACAAAGGAAGGCTGCACAGCTTAGTAAATGAAGGGGAAGCAATAACTGATGCGCACACAGATTTAAGTaaaagattattaaaaaaatgcattcacacacacacacagagagtctTGCTTCCTGGACTCTGACATCTCCCACTAATACATGCAACTACAACTCTCACATTCAGTGACTGTGTTCTCACTTGTTTTTGACACAACAAACACATAAAGGAAATGAAATGTGTAAAAGCTCTTTTGGGACAAAGAACTGTGTTCCAATTATTTagtcaaagaaaaagaaatgttgCAA is a genomic window containing:
- the LOC134325514 gene encoding antimicrobial peptide NK-lysin-like, translating into MLRNLLFASILIGTACAIHLQYLNIDSAEEDFDESLSAVSEAEDLPMPNAQLPGVCWACEWSMKKIRKQLNNNAKMDMIRSKLKNVCNKIGFMKDKCTKMIMKYMDILIEELSTPDDPKTICINIGVCKPKSEFMMEFIQEFPQVQQNL